The following coding sequences are from one Elusimicrobium minutum Pei191 window:
- a CDS encoding PilZ domain-containing protein: protein MQDKRVEKRRHARVPVLNNIVEPINLCYKTEEGKEQNILAVLADLSASGMRLISFLEAPFSKNVAITIDLPAIGKVDVKGKTSWVKQKNAIFTLGIEFTEISQADAAKINALAEDFADCDTRILLKLPEVCVSTCKAAPLCNKIQKDMTLFK from the coding sequence ATGCAAGATAAACGTGTAGAAAAAAGGCGCCATGCAAGGGTTCCTGTTTTAAATAATATTGTTGAACCTATTAATTTATGTTATAAGACAGAGGAAGGCAAAGAGCAAAATATTTTAGCCGTGCTTGCTGATTTGTCGGCCTCGGGTATGCGTCTTATAAGTTTTTTAGAGGCTCCGTTCTCAAAAAATGTTGCCATTACCATAGATTTGCCCGCTATAGGTAAAGTTGACGTTAAGGGGAAGACATCCTGGGTTAAACAAAAAAATGCCATATTTACCTTAGGTATTGAATTTACGGAAATATCACAGGCGGACGCGGCAAAAATTAACGCCTTAGCCGAGGATTTTGCCGACTGCGATACAAGAATTCTTTTAAAATTGCCCGAAGTCTGCGTTTCAACATGCAAAGCGGCTCCGCTTTGTAATAAAATACAAAAAGACATGACTTTATTTAAATAA
- the miaB gene encoding tRNA (N6-isopentenyl adenosine(37)-C2)-methylthiotransferase MiaB, which yields MKRVFIQTFGCQMNIADSAEMLAHLSRRGVEETKDIESADIVLVNTCTIREHAEHKAVSFLGRLAKWKAKDCSRVIIFAGCAAERLGEALKKDYPFLDIVAGAKGIDNFSKMLDESGLFAVNAQNYTQSVKSGVLDYVTIMRGCNFACSYCIVPSVRGGVKCLSPEVILENCAELAKKNVKEIVLLGQTVNAYKYEDTDFADLLLKAASVKGVERVRFMSPHPAFITPKLIDTIAKNDKIAKHIHLPVQSGSDKILKEMKRGYDSKTVIEKISRLKENGVLVSTDIIVGYPTETEEDFERTLELVDKCAFSFAYCFKFSPRRNTPAYSLKPLASDKEVEKRLDILLNKVRHFSAKAYKDAAGTEQMVLMETVYKGRTSGNLWVKTPKQHPVGSMVRVRIKESDGKILSAE from the coding sequence ATGAAACGTGTTTTTATCCAAACTTTCGGCTGTCAAATGAATATCGCGGATTCCGCGGAAATGCTTGCCCACCTTAGTCGCAGAGGGGTTGAGGAAACAAAGGACATAGAATCTGCCGATATTGTTTTGGTAAACACATGTACTATACGTGAACACGCGGAGCATAAGGCGGTTTCTTTTTTAGGCAGGCTTGCCAAGTGGAAAGCTAAAGATTGTTCCCGCGTTATTATTTTTGCGGGTTGTGCGGCTGAGCGTCTGGGTGAGGCCCTAAAAAAAGATTACCCTTTTTTAGATATTGTGGCGGGTGCTAAAGGTATTGATAATTTTTCCAAAATGCTTGATGAGAGCGGCCTTTTTGCTGTAAACGCGCAAAATTACACGCAAAGCGTTAAAAGCGGAGTGCTTGATTACGTTACTATAATGAGGGGTTGCAATTTTGCATGTTCTTATTGCATAGTGCCCAGCGTAAGAGGGGGCGTTAAATGCCTTTCGCCTGAAGTTATTTTGGAAAACTGCGCCGAGCTGGCCAAAAAAAATGTTAAAGAAATAGTACTTTTGGGCCAGACTGTTAATGCTTATAAATATGAAGATACCGATTTTGCAGATTTGCTTTTAAAGGCAGCTTCGGTAAAAGGCGTGGAAAGGGTAAGGTTTATGAGCCCGCATCCCGCTTTTATAACCCCGAAACTTATTGACACTATCGCAAAAAATGATAAGATAGCAAAACACATACATCTGCCCGTTCAAAGCGGGTCTGACAAAATTTTAAAGGAAATGAAACGCGGTTATGACAGCAAAACCGTTATCGAAAAAATAAGCAGGTTAAAGGAAAACGGTGTTTTGGTTTCAACCGATATTATAGTGGGCTACCCTACGGAAACGGAAGAGGATTTTGAAAGAACCCTTGAGTTGGTTGATAAATGCGCTTTTAGTTTTGCGTACTGTTTTAAATTTTCGCCCCGTAGGAACACTCCTGCCTACTCGCTTAAACCTTTAGCAAGTGATAAAGAAGTGGAAAAAAGGTTGGATATTTTGTTAAATAAAGTTAGGCATTTTTCAGCCAAGGCGTATAAGGACGCCGCGGGCACTGAGCAAATGGTTTTAATGGAAACGGTTTATAAAGGACGTACTTCCGGCAATTTATGGGTAAAAACGCCTAAGCAGCACCCTGTAGGAAGTATGGTGAGAGTAAGAATAAAAGAAAGTGACGGTAAAATATTATCAGCGGAGTAA